The Desulfovibrio desulfuricans DSM 642 genome contains a region encoding:
- the murD gene encoding UDP-N-acetylmuramoyl-L-alanine--D-glutamate ligase, which yields MALEKNRGRRIEPGELAVVVGAGRSGLAAARLLRRAGARVRLLDSNLKALAGREVLVAELAALGIDVQLGEHSAAQFAGAAFVVPSPGMPVARLAGLVDTQVSEILAEMELAWRYLDDEPVLAITGTSGKTTTASLAAAMLHEQGYAVFLGGNIGTPLSEYVLGGKKADVLVLEISSFQLQACTTFCPRAGILLNITPNHLDYHKDMAEYTEAKFRLFRCQDEGDLAVLGEDLQALADAHRLKARKVFVKATDRFPTSCLMGAHNRINEEAAWQACRLFGVTEASATRAVERFQPLPHRLERVRELGGVLYVNDSKCTTVSALQVALEAFDRPVRLLCGGKFKGGDLAGLADLLRAKVQEVVLFGASREHFEKAWQGIVPISWHETMDPAVRFASANARSGDVVLLAPATSSYDLYKNYEQRGEDFKQIVGKLS from the coding sequence ATGGCACTGGAGAAAAATCGCGGCAGACGTATCGAACCCGGTGAACTGGCAGTTGTTGTGGGCGCGGGCCGTTCCGGCCTTGCCGCCGCCAGACTGCTGCGGCGCGCCGGGGCGAGGGTTCGGCTACTGGACAGCAACCTCAAGGCATTGGCCGGAAGGGAAGTGCTTGTCGCTGAACTTGCGGCCCTTGGCATTGACGTGCAGCTTGGCGAGCATTCCGCCGCGCAGTTTGCAGGCGCGGCCTTTGTGGTGCCCAGCCCCGGCATGCCTGTAGCCAGACTCGCAGGGCTGGTGGACACGCAGGTTTCTGAAATCCTGGCCGAAATGGAACTGGCCTGGCGTTACCTTGATGACGAGCCAGTGCTGGCCATAACCGGCACCAGCGGCAAAACCACCACGGCCTCTCTGGCTGCCGCCATGCTCCACGAGCAGGGCTATGCCGTGTTTTTGGGCGGCAACATCGGGACGCCGCTTTCGGAATACGTTCTCGGCGGCAAAAAGGCCGATGTGCTTGTGCTCGAGATTTCCAGCTTCCAGTTGCAGGCCTGCACCACTTTTTGTCCGCGCGCGGGTATTCTGCTCAACATCACGCCCAACCATCTTGATTACCACAAGGACATGGCGGAATACACCGAGGCCAAGTTCCGGTTGTTCCGCTGTCAGGACGAAGGCGATCTGGCCGTGCTGGGCGAAGACCTGCAAGCGCTGGCTGACGCTCACCGCCTCAAGGCCCGCAAGGTTTTTGTAAAAGCCACTGACCGCTTTCCCACAAGCTGCCTCATGGGCGCACACAACCGTATTAATGAAGAAGCCGCGTGGCAGGCCTGCCGCCTTTTTGGTGTGACGGAAGCCAGCGCCACCAGGGCCGTCGAGCGTTTTCAGCCCTTGCCGCACCGCCTTGAGCGTGTACGTGAGCTTGGCGGCGTGTTGTACGTCAATGATTCCAAGTGCACCACGGTTTCCGCCCTTCAGGTGGCGCTGGAGGCCTTTGACCGCCCTGTGCGGCTGCTCTGCGGCGGCAAGTTCAAGGGCGGCGATCTGGCCGGGCTTGCCGACCTGTTGCGCGCCAAGGTGCAGGAAGTTGTGCTTTTTGGGGCCAGCCGCGAACATTTTGAAAAAGCCTGGCAGGGGATTGTGCCCATAAGCTGGCACGAAACAATGGATCCGGCAGTGCGGTTTGCCTCGGCAAATGCCAGAAGCGGCGATGTGGTGCTGCTTGCGCCCGCCACCTCCAGCTATGACCTGTACAAAAATTATGAACAGCGCGGTGAAGACTTCAAACAGATTGTAGGTAAGCTGTCATGA
- the ftsW gene encoding putative lipid II flippase FtsW: MKNIFSGKDKAPKVNSAMARATEEGPFAPFDWWLFTIMLIILSIGLVMVLSASGIVAEQVNGDKYFFFKRQVIFALCGGVALWSAALLPRHWLYRMQYPALFLALLLLLVTLSPLTPAINGAKRWIPLGFISIQPMEFVKIALALYLAYFMSSKQELIKTFSRGVIPPFAVTGLFCFLLLLQPDFGSAVVLASILFFMCVAGGTRFVYLFFSVALACGGAMALAISSPYRLRRLLAFLDPFQDAHNTGYQLVQSLLAIGSGSFFGVGVGASKQKMFYLPEAHNDFIMAVLAEEMGFVGVSAVMILFALLFWRCYKIIMGQRNLRDRFTAFGITTILAMGSVMNLAVVMGVAPPKGVPMPLMSYGGSNLLATMLCVGLLMNFSRTADTWTTSS; this comes from the coding sequence ATGAAGAATATCTTCAGCGGTAAGGACAAAGCGCCCAAGGTAAACAGCGCCATGGCGAGGGCCACGGAAGAAGGGCCGTTTGCGCCCTTTGACTGGTGGCTTTTCACCATCATGCTGATTATCCTTTCCATTGGTCTTGTGATGGTGCTTTCGGCCAGTGGTATCGTGGCGGAGCAGGTCAACGGCGACAAATACTTTTTCTTCAAGCGTCAGGTCATCTTTGCCCTTTGCGGCGGCGTTGCGCTGTGGAGCGCGGCCCTCCTGCCAAGGCACTGGCTGTACCGCATGCAGTATCCGGCGCTCTTTCTTGCGCTGCTCCTGCTGCTGGTGACGCTCTCGCCCCTTACCCCTGCCATCAACGGTGCAAAACGCTGGATCCCGCTGGGTTTTATCTCCATTCAGCCCATGGAGTTCGTCAAAATTGCGCTGGCGCTGTACCTGGCGTACTTTATGAGTTCCAAACAGGAACTTATCAAGACGTTCAGCCGGGGCGTCATACCTCCCTTTGCCGTTACGGGGCTGTTCTGCTTTTTGCTGCTTTTGCAGCCGGACTTCGGCAGCGCCGTTGTTCTGGCAAGTATTTTGTTTTTCATGTGCGTGGCGGGCGGCACCCGCTTTGTCTATCTGTTTTTTTCGGTGGCGCTTGCATGCGGCGGCGCTATGGCGCTGGCGATTTCTTCGCCCTATCGTCTACGCCGCCTGCTGGCCTTTCTTGATCCTTTTCAGGATGCGCACAACACGGGCTACCAGCTTGTGCAGTCGCTGCTTGCCATTGGTTCGGGCAGCTTCTTTGGCGTAGGCGTTGGCGCAAGCAAGCAGAAGATGTTTTATCTGCCTGAAGCGCACAACGACTTTATCATGGCCGTGCTTGCCGAAGAAATGGGGTTTGTGGGTGTAAGCGCAGTGATGATTCTGTTTGCCCTGCTTTTCTGGCGCTGCTACAAAATCATCATGGGCCAGCGCAATCTGCGCGACCGTTTTACCGCATTCGGCATTACCACCATTCTTGCAATGGGTTCGGTCATGAATCTGGCCGTGGTCATGGGGGTTGCACCGCCCAAAGGCGTGCCCATGCCCCTCATGAGTTACGGCGGCAGTAACCTTTTGGCCACCATGCTGTGCGTGGGCCTGCTTATGAATTTTTCAAGAACGGCGGACACATGGACAACATCATCCTGA
- the murG gene encoding undecaprenyldiphospho-muramoylpentapeptide beta-N-acetylglucosaminyltransferase produces the protein MDNIILTTGGTGGHIFPALAVAEELRRRNPNASLLFVGSLYGPEERLMRQAGIPFEGLPVRGLLGRGFKAVGAGAQMALAVGKAVGILHRFKPDVVAGFGGYAAFAPMLAARILGVPGVLHEQNAIAGASNRFLARLARRVCISLPNTSGFDMKKCVFTGNPVRAAVSAVGQVDRHRQTRRLLVMGGSQGAHALNAFMLENLAEFRGAGVEIRHQTGITDEGSVRAAYVAADYAPECVSAFIDDMAGAYAWADVALCRAGASTVAELCAAGLPSVLVPFPYAIHDHQTRNAEVLTRSGAAVLVPEGRMAVQHMSDILLRLLTMPGEREPMTAAALAAARPDAAARVVAVLEQTA, from the coding sequence ATGGACAACATCATCCTGACGACCGGCGGCACTGGCGGGCATATCTTTCCGGCATTGGCTGTGGCAGAGGAATTGCGGCGTCGCAATCCCAATGCCAGCTTGCTGTTTGTGGGTTCGCTCTATGGGCCGGAAGAACGGCTGATGCGTCAGGCGGGCATTCCCTTTGAGGGGTTGCCTGTGCGCGGCCTTTTGGGGCGCGGTTTCAAGGCTGTGGGCGCTGGTGCGCAGATGGCTCTTGCCGTGGGTAAGGCCGTGGGCATTCTGCACCGTTTCAAGCCCGATGTTGTGGCTGGCTTCGGCGGGTATGCTGCATTTGCGCCCATGCTGGCCGCCCGTATTCTTGGCGTGCCCGGAGTGCTGCACGAGCAGAACGCCATAGCCGGGGCCAGTAACCGTTTTCTGGCGCGGCTTGCGCGGCGCGTGTGCATTTCTCTGCCCAACACCAGCGGCTTTGACATGAAAAAATGCGTATTTACGGGCAACCCTGTGCGGGCGGCCGTAAGCGCGGTGGGGCAGGTGGATCGCCACCGGCAGACGCGCCGTCTGCTGGTCATGGGCGGTTCGCAGGGCGCGCATGCGCTCAATGCCTTTATGCTTGAAAATCTGGCGGAATTTCGCGGCGCCGGGGTGGAGATTCGCCACCAGACCGGCATAACCGACGAGGGCAGTGTGCGCGCGGCCTATGTGGCGGCGGATTATGCACCCGAATGCGTTTCCGCCTTTATTGACGACATGGCCGGGGCCTATGCCTGGGCCGACGTGGCCCTGTGCCGCGCCGGGGCCAGCACTGTGGCGGAGCTTTGCGCCGCAGGCCTGCCCTCGGTTCTTGTGCCTTTTCCCTATGCCATTCACGATCACCAGACCCGCAACGCCGAAGTGCTGACACGCAGCGGCGCTGCCGTGCTGGTGCCTGAAGGACGCATGGCCGTGCAGCATATGTCTGACATTCTGCTGCGGCTCTTGACCATGCCTGGCGAACGCGAACCCATGACCGCAGCCGCGCTTGCCGCTGCCCGGCCTGACGCGGCAGCGCGCGTGGTCGCCGTTCTGGAACAGACAGCATAA
- the murC gene encoding UDP-N-acetylmuramate--L-alanine ligase, which yields MNSKIRRIHMVGIGGAGMSGIAEVLLNQGYEVSGSDMSDSAVVRHLRDLGALVAVGHAAENVGDVQVLVKSTAISDENPELVEARRRNIAIIPRAEMLAELMRLRQGIAIAGTHGKTTTTSLTASIFDTAELDPTVIIGGRLNAYGTNAHLGHGEYLIAEADESDGSFLCLLPIINVVTNVDEDHLDHYKTRQGIDDAFVQFMNNVPFYGLNIVCGDDPGVRALLARVKRPVLTYGFAEDNVLRAVPLECGVRNNFEVWRNGVRLGQVSLPQPGRHNMLNALAAIGAAMEVDISFDKCAEGLNGFGGVGRRFEFKGEKGGVTVVDDYGHHPAEIAATLATARQVFPGRRIVAAFQPHRFSRTQAHFGEFCKVFDNVDQLLLTEIYAASEKPIPGVSGQSLAQGIRQVSITPVEYYQTLNDLAAALPNVLREGDVLLTLGAGSITRLGPAWLEGQDHA from the coding sequence ATGAACAGCAAGATTCGGCGTATTCATATGGTGGGCATTGGCGGCGCGGGTATGAGCGGCATTGCCGAGGTTCTTCTCAATCAGGGCTACGAAGTTTCCGGCTCTGACATGAGTGATTCTGCCGTTGTGCGCCATCTGCGCGACCTTGGCGCACTCGTTGCCGTGGGCCATGCAGCGGAAAACGTGGGGGATGTTCAGGTACTGGTGAAGTCCACCGCCATCAGCGATGAAAATCCAGAGCTTGTTGAAGCCCGCCGCCGCAATATTGCCATTATTCCCCGTGCCGAAATGCTGGCCGAGCTGATGCGTTTGCGGCAGGGCATCGCCATTGCCGGTACGCATGGCAAGACCACTACAACATCACTTACTGCATCTATCTTTGATACTGCGGAGCTTGATCCTACAGTCATTATTGGCGGCAGGCTCAACGCTTATGGCACCAACGCGCATCTTGGGCACGGAGAATATCTGATAGCCGAAGCCGACGAGTCTGACGGCTCCTTTCTGTGCCTTCTGCCCATCATCAATGTTGTGACCAACGTGGACGAAGACCACCTGGATCACTACAAAACCCGTCAGGGCATTGATGACGCCTTTGTGCAGTTTATGAACAACGTGCCCTTTTACGGCCTGAACATTGTCTGCGGCGACGACCCCGGCGTGCGCGCACTGCTTGCCCGTGTGAAGCGCCCTGTGCTTACCTACGGCTTTGCGGAGGACAACGTGCTGCGGGCCGTGCCGCTTGAATGCGGCGTGCGCAACAACTTTGAAGTGTGGCGCAATGGCGTCAGGCTTGGGCAGGTTAGTCTGCCGCAGCCGGGCCGCCACAATATGCTCAACGCTCTGGCCGCCATTGGCGCTGCTATGGAAGTGGACATCAGCTTTGATAAATGCGCCGAGGGCCTGAATGGTTTTGGCGGCGTGGGGCGGCGCTTTGAATTCAAAGGCGAGAAGGGCGGTGTGACGGTGGTTGACGACTACGGTCATCACCCGGCGGAAATTGCGGCAACTCTTGCAACGGCGCGGCAGGTCTTTCCCGGTCGGCGCATTGTAGCGGCTTTTCAGCCGCACCGATTTAGCCGCACGCAGGCCCATTTTGGCGAATTCTGCAAGGTGTTTGACAATGTGGATCAACTGCTGCTCACCGAAATTTACGCCGCGTCTGAAAAACCCATCCCCGGCGTTTCGGGCCAGAGTCTCGCTCAGGGCATCCGTCAGGTCTCCATCACGCCGGTGGAATACTACCAGACCCTCAATGACCTTGCCGCAGCCCTGCCCAATGTGCTGCGCGAGGGCGATGTACTGTTGACCCTTGGCGCTGGCAGCATCACCCGCCTTGGCCCAGCGTGGCTGGAGGGACAAGACCATGCGTGA
- the murB gene encoding UDP-N-acetylmuramate dehydrogenase, whose protein sequence is MREMPAPFLAPRTTLRVGGTAIAEIILERSEDLYLLPDRLKALGGTPLVLGAGSNILAQDGELPLVLIRPFFNDGPVIVGEHEGKVLVRARAGVPMARLLRFCAVNGLSGLEGLVGIPGSVGGAVAMNAGSHGAETCKNIYNIQVFADNTIERINGNALQYGYRTLSINGKKNDFIVLEAIFGLTVAERDGICNCMRHNFFKKKSKQPVTAWSAGCVFKNPTPEMSAGRLLDEAGFKGRQLGGMAFSTLHANFLINEGRGSATAALALLQEARQAVRQRFGIELEPEVRIVPCPLP, encoded by the coding sequence ATGCGTGAAATGCCCGCTCCTTTTCTTGCCCCCCGCACCACGCTGAGGGTGGGGGGGACCGCCATTGCGGAAATAATACTCGAGCGGAGTGAAGACCTTTATCTGTTGCCCGATAGGCTCAAGGCCCTTGGCGGCACACCTCTGGTACTGGGCGCGGGCAGCAATATTCTTGCGCAGGACGGCGAATTGCCGCTGGTTCTGATCCGCCCGTTTTTCAATGACGGCCCGGTTATTGTGGGCGAGCACGAGGGCAAGGTTCTGGTTCGTGCGAGAGCGGGCGTTCCTATGGCGCGGTTGCTGCGTTTTTGCGCTGTAAACGGGCTTTCCGGCCTTGAGGGGCTGGTGGGAATACCCGGCAGCGTGGGCGGGGCTGTTGCCATGAATGCAGGCTCCCATGGTGCGGAAACATGCAAAAATATTTATAACATCCAGGTGTTTGCTGATAACACCATTGAGCGCATCAACGGAAATGCACTGCAATACGGCTATCGTACTCTCAGCATTAACGGGAAAAAGAATGATTTTATCGTCTTGGAAGCCATATTTGGCTTGACCGTTGCTGAAAGGGATGGCATCTGTAATTGCATGCGTCACAACTTTTTTAAGAAAAAGTCTAAACAACCTGTGACGGCCTGGAGCGCGGGGTGCGTATTCAAAAATCCCACGCCGGAAATGTCTGCCGGGAGGCTTCTTGACGAGGCCGGTTTCAAGGGCAGGCAGCTTGGGGGAATGGCTTTTTCAACCCTGCATGCAAATTTTTTGATTAATGAAGGCAGGGGCAGCGCCACAGCGGCCTTGGCCCTGTTGCAAGAGGCCCGGCAAGCTGTGCGGCAACGGTTTGGCATTGAGCTTGAGCCGGAGGTCAGGATAGTGCCATGCCCCTTGCCCTGA
- a CDS encoding cell division protein FtsQ/DivIB, giving the protein MPLALRKNGRKARNSYTRASAPVKKSGGGSKVRAGGVFAGIFKNLRGFSGLKSLAALTVLLACLGLILAGVCYSSLWLYNKAITSDFFTTRHVDVTGNVRLSHDMVLQYGGIREGDNSLAVSIAKVERNLRKTPWVEEVSVKRLLPDRFVIRLKERLPSFWVHKDGVLYYANELGEIIAPVESKNFLSLPTLRVDQGAEDALPYLTRLMKGMQSGLLPIEAGAVSSVSVSPGKGIEIYLEDREMRLSIATDDWEGNLSRLSLTLGDLARRHELRNVREIRSVNGNVWVLLNQPA; this is encoded by the coding sequence ATGCCCCTTGCCCTGAGAAAAAACGGACGCAAAGCCCGTAACTCCTACACACGAGCATCTGCCCCAGTCAAAAAAAGCGGCGGCGGATCAAAAGTACGTGCGGGCGGGGTTTTCGCGGGGATTTTCAAGAATCTCAGGGGCTTCAGCGGACTGAAAAGCCTTGCCGCGCTGACTGTGCTGCTGGCCTGCCTGGGGCTGATTCTTGCGGGTGTGTGCTATTCATCGCTCTGGCTCTACAACAAGGCCATAACCAGCGATTTTTTTACCACCCGTCATGTTGACGTGACCGGCAATGTGCGTCTCTCGCACGACATGGTGCTGCAATACGGCGGCATACGCGAGGGCGACAACAGTCTTGCAGTCAGCATTGCCAAGGTTGAAAGAAACCTGCGCAAGACGCCCTGGGTTGAAGAAGTTTCTGTTAAGCGCCTTCTGCCAGACAGGTTTGTGATACGGCTGAAAGAGCGGTTGCCTTCTTTTTGGGTGCATAAGGACGGGGTGCTGTATTACGCCAACGAACTTGGCGAAATTATAGCGCCGGTCGAGAGCAAAAATTTTCTCTCGCTGCCCACCTTGCGTGTTGACCAGGGGGCAGAAGACGCCCTGCCGTACCTGACGCGCCTGATGAAGGGCATGCAAAGCGGTTTGCTGCCCATAGAAGCGGGGGCGGTTTCGTCCGTCAGCGTGAGCCCCGGCAAGGGCATTGAAATTTATCTTGAAGACAGGGAGATGCGGCTTTCCATCGCTACTGACGATTGGGAGGGCAATCTTTCCCGGTTAAGTCTGACCCTGGGCGATCTGGCCCGCAGACACGAACTGCGCAATGTACGCGAGATTCGATCTGTTAACGGCAATGTTTGGGTTTTACTTAACCAGCCAGCGTAA
- the ftsA gene encoding cell division protein FtsA has protein sequence MNKSELIVGLDIGTTKICAVVGELSESGLVDVVGIGTSVSTGLRKGVVVNIEQTVQSIRKAVEDAELMAGCEIHSVYVGIAGSHIMGINSHGVIAVKGGEVAQRDIERALDAARAVAIPADREVIHILPQEYIVDNQRGIADPLGMAGVRLEVKVHIVTGAVSSAQNIVRSCHRSQLEVADIALESLASAKAVLTEEEREIGVALVDLGGGTTDIAVFANDAIKHTAVLALGGQNLSNDIAFGLRTPIASAEKIKLKYGCALADLVRNDEFIEVPSVGGREPRRLSRQVLAEICEPRMEEILYLVDQTLVRSGYKDMIGAGVVLTGGTALIEGCQELGEQIFNLPTRIGYPRNIGGLKDVVNSPKFSTAVGLLRYGAEKELSGQKKFTTRSESGVFDGVLSRMKKWFADIS, from the coding sequence ATGAATAAGTCCGAGCTCATCGTTGGCCTCGACATCGGCACCACAAAGATATGCGCTGTGGTGGGCGAGCTGTCGGAGTCGGGTCTTGTAGATGTGGTGGGCATCGGCACCAGTGTTTCCACTGGTTTGCGCAAGGGCGTGGTGGTCAACATTGAACAGACCGTCCAGTCCATCCGCAAGGCCGTGGAAGATGCGGAACTTATGGCGGGCTGCGAGATCCACTCGGTATACGTGGGGATTGCGGGCAGCCACATCATGGGCATCAACAGCCACGGCGTCATTGCCGTCAAGGGCGGCGAGGTTGCGCAGCGCGATATTGAGCGCGCACTTGACGCAGCCAGGGCTGTGGCAATCCCTGCCGACCGCGAGGTCATCCATATTCTGCCTCAGGAATACATTGTTGATAACCAGCGCGGCATTGCCGACCCGCTCGGCATGGCTGGCGTACGCCTTGAAGTGAAGGTGCACATTGTTACCGGCGCAGTTTCTTCAGCCCAGAACATTGTGCGTTCATGCCACCGCAGTCAGCTTGAAGTTGCCGATATTGCCCTTGAGTCGCTGGCATCGGCCAAGGCCGTGCTGACCGAAGAAGAACGCGAAATCGGCGTTGCTCTGGTTGATCTGGGCGGCGGCACAACCGATATCGCCGTTTTTGCCAACGATGCCATCAAGCATACGGCTGTTCTGGCGCTCGGCGGGCAGAACCTTTCCAACGACATTGCCTTTGGTCTGCGTACTCCCATAGCCTCTGCCGAAAAAATCAAGCTCAAGTATGGTTGCGCTCTTGCCGACCTTGTGCGCAACGACGAATTTATTGAAGTTCCCAGTGTGGGGGGCCGCGAGCCGCGCAGGCTTTCGCGTCAGGTGCTGGCCGAGATATGTGAACCCCGCATGGAAGAAATTCTTTACCTTGTGGATCAGACCCTCGTGCGCTCCGGCTACAAGGACATGATCGGCGCAGGTGTGGTGCTCACGGGCGGCACTGCGCTGATTGAAGGCTGCCAGGAACTGGGCGAACAGATTTTCAATCTGCCCACGCGCATTGGCTACCCGCGCAACATCGGGGGCCTGAAAGACGTGGTCAACAGCCCCAAGTTTTCCACAGCGGTCGGACTGTTGCGTTACGGCGCGGAAAAGGAACTTTCCGGTCAGAAAAAATTTACCACACGTAGTGAAAGCGGCGTTTTTGACGGTGTGCTTTCGCGAATGAAAAAGTGGTTTGCGGACATTTCATAA
- the ftsZ gene encoding cell division protein FtsZ, producing MAQSIVDDIDTSLASNAKIKVIGVGGGGGNAVQNMIASGLRGVQFVCANTDVQALNKNGASVKVQLGEKLTKGLGAGANPAIGREAAVESVGSIREAIGDADMVFVTAGMGGGTGTGAAPVVAQAAKEMGVLTVGVVTKPFSFEGAKRKRAAEAGLEEFKQHVDCLITIPNDRLLAFAPKKAPFSEMLQKANDVLYYAVKGISDVIVGEGLINLDFADVRTTMAEAGMALMGTGIASGENRAREAAQRAIMSPLLEDVSLEGAKAVLYNITAPTDITAEEIAEIGDIIGDATPEEANIIFGVVFDDNIGDEIRLTVIATGIDSPQVIQPVQAPAATVTNFRKPGPDAVVAEPRRMNSRAAQQSMMDEQERAESRLPQSPRRTEVERWYDENSNRPPYLLKREVVGQPRRRAHNPGHEDFTYDEDDFEIPTFIRTQAD from the coding sequence ATGGCTCAGTCTATCGTTGATGATATCGATACCTCGTTGGCCAGCAATGCCAAGATCAAAGTTATTGGCGTAGGTGGTGGCGGCGGTAACGCAGTGCAGAACATGATTGCCTCTGGCCTGCGCGGAGTGCAGTTTGTTTGCGCCAACACCGATGTGCAGGCGCTGAACAAGAACGGTGCATCCGTTAAGGTGCAGCTTGGTGAAAAGCTCACCAAGGGCCTTGGCGCTGGCGCCAACCCCGCCATTGGTCGCGAGGCTGCGGTGGAAAGCGTTGGCAGCATTCGTGAAGCCATCGGCGATGCCGATATGGTCTTTGTTACCGCTGGCATGGGCGGCGGCACCGGTACCGGCGCTGCTCCTGTGGTTGCCCAGGCTGCCAAGGAAATGGGCGTCCTCACCGTGGGTGTTGTGACCAAGCCCTTCAGTTTTGAAGGCGCCAAGCGCAAGCGCGCGGCGGAGGCCGGGCTTGAAGAGTTCAAGCAGCATGTGGACTGCCTGATCACCATACCCAACGACCGTCTGCTTGCCTTTGCCCCCAAGAAGGCTCCTTTTTCCGAAATGCTTCAGAAGGCCAATGATGTGCTGTACTACGCCGTCAAGGGTATTTCTGACGTCATTGTGGGCGAAGGCCTCATCAATCTCGACTTTGCAGACGTGCGCACCACCATGGCCGAAGCCGGTATGGCCCTGATGGGCACGGGCATCGCCTCTGGTGAAAACCGCGCCCGCGAGGCCGCCCAGCGCGCCATCATGAGCCCGCTGCTTGAAGATGTTTCGCTTGAGGGCGCCAAGGCGGTCCTTTACAACATCACTGCCCCCACAGATATCACTGCCGAGGAAATTGCCGAAATTGGCGATATCATCGGCGATGCCACGCCTGAAGAAGCCAACATCATCTTTGGTGTCGTGTTTGACGACAATATCGGTGACGAAATTCGCCTTACCGTTATTGCCACCGGCATTGACTCTCCTCAGGTTATTCAGCCCGTGCAGGCTCCTGCGGCCACTGTCACCAACTTCCGCAAGCCCGGCCCTGACGCCGTGGTTGCCGAACCGCGCCGCATGAATTCCCGCGCGGCCCAGCAGAGCATGATGGACGAGCAGGAACGTGCGGAGTCGCGTTTGCCGCAGTCACCTCGCCGCACCGAGGTGGAGCGCTGGTACGATGAAAACAGCAATCGTCCTCCCTATCTGCTCAAGCGTGAAGTTGTGGGCCAGCCGCGCCGCCGTGCGCATAACCCCGGTCATGAAGACTTCACCTATGATGAGGATGATTTTGAAATTCCCACCTTCATCCGCACCCAGGCCGACTAA
- a CDS encoding RNA recognition motif domain-containing protein, which produces MAVSIYVGNLPFSATQEGIEALFAPYGEALSVKLIMDRETGRPRGFGFVEMDEADAHKAIEALNGVDFGGRTLRINQAEERRPAPRRW; this is translated from the coding sequence ATGGCTGTTTCCATTTATGTCGGCAATCTGCCTTTTTCCGCCACTCAGGAAGGCATTGAAGCCCTGTTCGCCCCCTACGGCGAAGCCCTTTCCGTCAAGCTTATCATGGATCGCGAAACCGGCCGCCCCCGTGGTTTCGGTTTTGTTGAAATGGACGAAGCCGATGCCCACAAGGCCATTGAAGCCCTGAACGGCGTTGACTTTGGCGGCCGCACCCTTCGCATCAACCAGGCCGAAGAACGTCGCCCCGCGCCCCGCCGCTGGTAG
- a CDS encoding dual CXXC motif small (seleno)protein codes for MAFFAPRDVKTTLVCPTCGAPLHIARTCHEVYMYCPACKAQFPLQDYIRQADEAMEHFLENVYCNRI; via the coding sequence ATGGCTTTTTTTGCACCCCGTGATGTCAAGACTACACTCGTATGCCCGACCTGCGGCGCGCCCCTGCATATCGCCCGCACCTGCCACGAAGTCTATATGTACTGCCCGGCCTGCAAGGCCCAGTTTCCGCTTCAGGACTACATCCGTCAGGCGGATGAAGCCATGGAGCACTTTCTGGAAAACGTCTACTGCAATCGCATCTAG